A segment of the Deinococcus aestuarii genome:
TCGTGCCCGTCGTCCCGTAGTCGTGCATGAACAGGACCAGCGGGTAGTTCTGCTTCGGGTCATAGTTCCTGGGGACGTACAGGTTGTAACTGAGGCGCTGGCCGGTCACGGGATCGGTGAAGCGCAGGACCTGGAAGTCGTCCACGATCAGGTTCTTCAGCCGGGTGTTGATGATCGCGGTGGGGGTCGCCGCATACGTGGCGCCGCCGACCGTCTGCACCGTTCCGGCCTGGTTGACGACCACCTCGGCCGTCTTATCGACATTCGGCGCGAACACCGGGGCGCTGGCGTCGTTCGGGTCGAGTTCGATGACGACGAACCGCCCGTCCCGCCCGGCCGTGGCCTTGGCCGCCTGGGTGGTGGCGTAGACCCGGGTGATGGTCCGCCCGGAGACCGTGAAGGTCGCGGCGCTCAGGCTGCTGTTGCGGATGGACTGGTCATACTCCACGATGGCCGCCGTGATGTTCTGACTGCGCCCGAACACCTCGGTGACCGCCGTGACGTTTTTGATGTGTTCCCCGGAGAAGACGGTGGAATTCACGGCGGGACCGGCACCGCCCGTCGGGTCACCCGAACTGGGGGTGCTCGACTGACTGGTGGCGGGCGTGCCCGAAGACGTGCTGCCCTGCGCGGCCACCGCGCCGCAAAGACTCAGGGTGAGGGCCATCCAGACCGCTTTGTTCATCGTTCGATCCTCGCTTTGGTCGGGAGAGTGCAGGGGCTTACGACGATGTGGACACACCCAGGCGTTGTAGGGCGGCCTTGGCCCTTTGATTGCCCACCGCCGCCGCCTGCCGGTACAGGGCGACGGCCTGGTTCAGGTCCTGCGTGACGCCCAGGCCACGCTCATACAGGGAGGCTAGCCCGACCATGCCGTCGGAAGCGATGAGGTCCCCCCGCTGGGCGGCCTTGGTGTACCACTGCGCCGCCAGAGCGTAGTCCTGGGCCACACCCTTCCCGAGTTCGTACGCCCGGCCCAGGTCGTACTGGCTGGTGATGTCGCCCAGGTTCGCCCCTTTCTGGAAATAGGCCGCGGCTTTCGCGTCGTCGTCCGCCTCTTCGTAGGACAGGCCGATGTAGCGGGGTGCCTTGAGGTGTCCTGCCACGTCAGCGGCCATGAAGTATTCCAGGGCCTGATCCGCGTCCTGGGTCACGCCCACCCCCTCGCGGTACAGCAGCCCGAGGTTCAGCAGCGCCCCGCCGTTCCCCTGCGCGGCGGCTTTCTCGTACCAGGAGCGCGCCTGAGCGTCATCTTGCGGGACACCCTGCCCCTGCTGGTACATCTGCCCGAGCATGGTCTGTCCGTCGGCATTTCCGGCCTCGGCGGCCTGTCGGAAGTCCTGGACGGCCAGGGTGTAGTTCTGTTGCCCCATGGCCTGCCTCCCTTGCGTGACGAGGGCGGCGGCCTCGCTGGCGTTCGGAGGACTCCCGCCTAGGGATGGCGTGCAGGCCGACAGGAGGAACGCGGCGAGCAGCAGGGGCGTGGGTGTTGGCGCTTTCATGGGACTCCTTTGCCTCGGCCGAAGGGAGCACCCCTCGGGCACGCGTCGCCTGTTCTGGGTGCCCTGTGCCGGAGAAGTTCACGGCCCACCCCCCTTCGGTGCGTCCAGGTCCGACTCGTGTCGGGGGGCGTTCCCGTTCGCAAAGTACCGGGGCCATGTAACGATTCTGTAAATAAAGGTCCGCTCAAGGCCGGGGCGGCTCACGCCCGCCGGGGCAGGATCAGCTCGGCCCGCAGGCCACCCTCAGGTGGGTTCGCCAGGTCCAGGCGGCCCCCGTGGGCCTCCACGATGGCCTGCACCAGGGCCAGGCCCAGGCCCGCGCCGCCGAGGTGCTGCGTTCCCTGCCCGCGCTGGAAGGGCTGGGTCAGGCGCGGGATCTCCGCCTCGGGAATGCCCGGGCCCGCGTCCTGTACGGTGAAGCGGGCGTGCTCGTCGTCGGCCCGGCAGGAGATCCGGACCGTCGAACCCGGCGAGCCGTGGTCGATGGCGTTTTGGATCAGGTTCCTCGCGGCCAGCACCAGAGCGTCGAAGTCGCCGGTGGTGGGCGCGTTCCCCAGCGTGACCTGGAGGTGCACGTTCTTCCGGGCGTCGGGGGAATGAAGCTCGGCGGCCATCAGGGTGACGTCGGCCAGGTCCACCGCCTGCCCCTCGGGAGGCCGGGTGGCGCGGGCCAGCTCCATCAGCCGGTGGGTGAGGGCGCTCATGTCCTCGCTCACGTCTTGCACCTGCGCGAGGGCCTCGCGGTACTGCGCCGGGGTGCGCTCCCGTTCCAGGGCGAGCGAGGCCGTGGCCCGGATCACGCTGATGGGGGTGCGCAGCTCGTGGGCGCTGGCGTGCGCGAAGAGCCGCTCGCGGGTCAGGAGCGCGTCCAATTTGCCCAACATGTCGTTGATGGTCCGGGTGAGCCGCGCGAGTTCATCTGAGCCCGGGGCGACGGGCACGCGCTCGCCCGGTTGGCCGCTGCGGGCGATGCGGGCGGCGAGGTCCGAGACCTGATCCACCGGCCGCAGCGCGCGGTCGGCGAGGACATAGCCCAGTCCCAGGGCCAGCAGCAGCAGCAGGGGGACGCCCAGCAGTTGCAGGCGCAGAATCTGCCCCAGGGCCGCCCGCACTCCCCCATCGGGCTGGCTGGCCTGAATCCAGCCCTGGGGCGTCCTCAGCATAAAAACGCGCTCGGAGGCGACCTGAAACGTCCCCGCCCGGGGAATGAAGCCCACCCGGGACGGTCCCCAGTCCACCTCGTGGCCGCTGGCGTCGTACACCGTCAGGCGCAGGGGTTGCTGACGGTTGATGGCGTCCAGGGCAGGATTCTTCTCATGGGACGGCCGCCTGGCCCGGGCGTCCATCGCGGCCTGTTTCTGGGCGTGGGTCCGCAGGTCGTCGTCCAGGGTGGCGTACAGCGTGTGGCGGAAGGCGGCGTAGCTCAAGCCGCCCGCGATCAGCAGCGTGAGGCCCAGCAGGGCGGCGTAGGTCAGCGTGAGGCGCCAGCGGAAGGTCAAGGGTCCACCTCGCCGAGCCGGTAGCCGTGTCCGCGCACCGTGAGGATCACCCCCTCCCCGAGTTTGCGGCGCAGGTTGCCTACGTACACGTCCACCACCCGGCCCAGGGCGTCCGGCTGCCCCGCCCACACCCGGGAGATCAGCTCCTCGCGGGAGTAGGCCCGCTCGGGGTGGAGGGCGAAGCCTTCGAGCAACTCGAACTCCCGCGGCGTGAGGGGAACGCCCTGGCCGGCGGGACCGGCTACCTGCCGCTTGAGCAGGTGCAGGCGAAAGCCGCCCGGCAGCGAGATGACGTTGCTGGTCCGGCCAGCCGAGCGGCGGACCAGAGCCGAGAGGCGCGCGCGCAACTCGCGGAAGTCGAAGGGCTTGCTCAGGTAGTCGTCCCCACCGACGTCCAGCCCCGCCAGGCGCGAATCCACGTCCGCCCGCGCGGTCAGGAAGAGGATCGGGGTGGCGTCCCCCTCCTCCCGCAGCCGCCGGGCGACCCCGAAGCCCGCGTCCGGTCCTTCCGGGAGCATCACGTCGAGGATCAGGGCGTCGAACCCGCCCCCGGCGGCCACGTTGTAGCCCTCACGCGCCGACGCGACCTCCTCCACGCTGTGTCCGGACTCTTGCAGGCCCGCCGAGATCAGCGCCCGCAACCGCCGGTCGTCTTCGAGGAGCAGGAGGCGCATGGCGGCAGTGTAGGCGGCGATTGTAAGGGAACGGCAAAGGTGCGGGGGAGCCCGGCGGCTGGTGCCGCGCCAGGAAGGAGACGGGCGGTGGCGGCGCCACGAGCGCACCCCGGAGTCCGCAGTCTGGTCACCTCGATCAGGGCAAGCTGGGCGTGACCACCGGCGAGGGTTTGTACCAAAAGGGCCGCAGTGCCCCTGCCTTCAGGCCTGCGTGCCGCGCACCCGGGGAAGAACCTCACGCTGCTGTGCACCCTCACGCCCGCAGGTCCCACTGGTCGTTGAGGGCGGGGTGAACGGCAACGTCTTCGTGACTGACGTGCGAGACGTGTTGGTTCCGGTGCTGCGTCCTGGGCAGGTGGTCGTGCCGAACAACCTGGGGGCACAGGTGCACCCCAAGGTCCGTGAGTCGGTCGAGGCGACGGGGGCTCGACTGGTCTACCCGCCGCCGTACGCCCCGGACCTCAACCCCACCGAGCCCATGTTCTTCACACTCAAAGCCGCTCTGCGTGCCCTCGCCGCCGGGACATGGGCGGGCGTTGATCAGGTGCCACACGCCGCCGAAGCGCAGGAGATGGACGCGAGGCCAGGAGGAGTCTCCGGGACGTCGAGATGTCTACATCTTGGTGCAGGTTGTCAAAAATTTTTATGACAATCTGCATCAAAAGCCGATGTTAAAGGCCTTCGGGGAGAAAAATATGCGGAAAGCGCTACCTACATGCACCATCCTGACACTTTGCCTGGGTCCTCTCGCCTCCGCGCAGACCACAAATGTCAAGTTCACGCTCGACTGGGCCTTCGAGGGACCAAGTGCGCCGTATCTGCTGGCGGTGGACCGGGGGTACTTTGCCCGGCAGGGGCTGAACGTCACCGTGGACCGGGGCTTCGGGTCGGGGGACGCCATCAACAAGATCGCGGGCGGGGCCTACGACCTGGGCTTCGGGGACATCAACGCGATGATGGAGTTCAACGCGCGCAACCCCGGGCAGAAGCTGGTGGCCGTCTACATGGTCTACAACGCGCCGCCGCACTCCATCACGGTGCTGAAGAGCAGCGGCATCAAGACGCCCAAGGACCTGGAGGGCAAGACCATCGCCGCGCCCGTGGGGGACGCCTCCCGCCGCCTGTTCTCGGCCTTCGCGGAGGCGAACGGCATCGACGAGAGCAAGGTCAAGTGGACGAGCGTGGACGGCGCCCTGCGTGAGCCCATGCTCGCCCGGGGGCAGGCAGATGCGATCAGCGGCTTCACCTTCACCAGCCTCCTCAACCTGCGGCAGATCGGGGTGGGCGCCGATCAGGTCACCGTCTTCCCCTACGCGGCCAGCGTGCGCGGCCTGTACGGCAACGCGATCATCACCCGGGCCGACTACGCGCAGAAGAACCCGGCGGTCGTGAGGAGCTTCCTCGCCGCCGTCAACCAGGGTCTCCAGGACGCGATCAAGGACCCCGCCGCCGGGGTCGCCGCCGTGCAGAAGCGCAATGGGCTGGCGAACGTGGCGCTGGAGACCGAGCGGCTAAAACTGGCCCTGGGTGGCAACGTCGTGACGGGGGACGTGCGCGCCCTGGGGCTGGGCAACGTCCGTCCCGACCGCCTCAAGGCAAGCATCCTGACGGTGAAAAAGGCGTTCGACCTGCCCGTCACCCTCTCGCCTACGAGTGTCTTCAACGCCTCCTACCTGCCGCCCGCCGCCCAGCGCAAGGTCAGGTGACGCGGTGATGGAGAAGACGGGCATCGACATCCAGGGCGTGACCCT
Coding sequences within it:
- a CDS encoding transposase; its protein translation is MPRQEGDGRWRRHERTPESAVWSPRSGQAGRDHRRGFVPKGPQCPCLQACVPRTRGRTSRCCAPSRPQVPLVVEGGVNGNVFVTDVRDVLVPVLRPGQVVVPNNLGAQVHPKVRESVEATGARLVYPPPYAPDLNPTEPMFFTLKAALRALAAGTWAGVDQVPHAAEAQEMDARPGGVSGTSRCLHLGAGCQKFL
- a CDS encoding sensor histidine kinase, with amino-acid sequence MTFRWRLTLTYAALLGLTLLIAGGLSYAAFRHTLYATLDDDLRTHAQKQAAMDARARRPSHEKNPALDAINRQQPLRLTVYDASGHEVDWGPSRVGFIPRAGTFQVASERVFMLRTPQGWIQASQPDGGVRAALGQILRLQLLGVPLLLLLALGLGYVLADRALRPVDQVSDLAARIARSGQPGERVPVAPGSDELARLTRTINDMLGKLDALLTRERLFAHASAHELRTPISVIRATASLALERERTPAQYREALAQVQDVSEDMSALTHRLMELARATRPPEGQAVDLADVTLMAAELHSPDARKNVHLQVTLGNAPTTGDFDALVLAARNLIQNAIDHGSPGSTVRISCRADDEHARFTVQDAGPGIPEAEIPRLTQPFQRGQGTQHLGGAGLGLALVQAIVEAHGGRLDLANPPEGGLRAELILPRRA
- a CDS encoding response regulator transcription factor, with the protein product MRLLLLEDDRRLRALISAGLQESGHSVEEVASAREGYNVAAGGGFDALILDVMLPEGPDAGFGVARRLREEGDATPILFLTARADVDSRLAGLDVGGDDYLSKPFDFRELRARLSALVRRSAGRTSNVISLPGGFRLHLLKRQVAGPAGQGVPLTPREFELLEGFALHPERAYSREELISRVWAGQPDALGRVVDVYVGNLRRKLGEGVILTVRGHGYRLGEVDP
- a CDS encoding tetratricopeptide repeat protein, encoding MKAPTPTPLLLAAFLLSACTPSLGGSPPNASEAAALVTQGRQAMGQQNYTLAVQDFRQAAEAGNADGQTMLGQMYQQGQGVPQDDAQARSWYEKAAAQGNGGALLNLGLLYREGVGVTQDADQALEYFMAADVAGHLKAPRYIGLSYEEADDDAKAAAYFQKGANLGDITSQYDLGRAYELGKGVAQDYALAAQWYTKAAQRGDLIASDGMVGLASLYERGLGVTQDLNQAVALYRQAAAVGNQRAKAALQRLGVSTSS
- a CDS encoding ABC transporter substrate-binding protein yields the protein MRKALPTCTILTLCLGPLASAQTTNVKFTLDWAFEGPSAPYLLAVDRGYFARQGLNVTVDRGFGSGDAINKIAGGAYDLGFGDINAMMEFNARNPGQKLVAVYMVYNAPPHSITVLKSSGIKTPKDLEGKTIAAPVGDASRRLFSAFAEANGIDESKVKWTSVDGALREPMLARGQADAISGFTFTSLLNLRQIGVGADQVTVFPYAASVRGLYGNAIITRADYAQKNPAVVRSFLAAVNQGLQDAIKDPAAGVAAVQKRNGLANVALETERLKLALGGNVVTGDVRALGLGNVRPDRLKASILTVKKAFDLPVTLSPTSVFNASYLPPAAQRKVR
- a CDS encoding alpha/beta hydrolase-fold protein, producing the protein MNKAVWMALTLSLCGAVAAQGSTSSGTPATSQSSTPSSGDPTGGAGPAVNSTVFSGEHIKNVTAVTEVFGRSQNITAAIVEYDQSIRNSSLSAATFTVSGRTITRVYATTQAAKATAGRDGRFVVIELDPNDASAPVFAPNVDKTAEVVVNQAGTVQTVGGATYAATPTAIINTRLKNLIVDDFQVLRFTDPVTGQRLSYNLYVPRNYDPKQNYPLVLFMHDYGTTGTNPLRTLEQGLGAVSFASPEDQAKHPAFVLAPQYSVGLANDANQISEFPDITVRLLQTLTRIYSIDQNRLYTTGQSGGAMASLALNLKYPDLFAASLIVAGQWDPAQVAPLANKKMWVIASEDDPKAYPVMNQIMPVLEQNGAKITRAVWNGRASAAEFQNDVDAVLKAGPDSNIYYTVFQKGTVIPAGITNNPGAGHIYTWPIAYTIAGVRDWLFTQHK